A stretch of DNA from Curtobacterium sp. MCBD17_035:
TGTTCGGGGTGCTCCAGAGTCTCGGGCCGGCCATCGCAGCGCTCGCCGGGTTCGCGATCGCGGGCGAGGCCCTGTCGGCGCGGGAGCTCGTCGCGCTGGCCTGCGTGACGCTGGCGAGCATCGGCGTCACCGTGAGCGGCCGACGGGAGCGCGGGAGGAGCTCACCGGTACCCGACGCGCCGCCCGCTTGACGGGCCTCCCGGCCCGCGCCGGGGCCGGTCAGTCCTCGGACACGAGGAAGTCCGCGTACGTCGGCTCGGTCTGGTCCGGGGCGAGGAGCGACGGGTCGTTGACGCGCTGCTCGACGTAGGCCGCGATGACCTCGGGCGGGGTGAGGACGTGGGACATCCAGGAGGGGACGTCGGTCTTCTTCATCTGCCCTCCCGTGGTCGATGCGGCCGGCACTGGTCCGTCCGTCCAATCCTTCGCGCGCTGAAATGTTCAACGACGTGCGATTCGCTGAACGATCCTCTGTATGGGCAGGGCTGTCAATGCGGTCGCGTCAGAATGTCCGCTTCACGCGGTCCATGCGTCCGCGGCGTCGTTGGATGGTCACCATCGGTCGTCCGCCACCCGGCGCGTCCGGCGGTCGTCCTCGCGGAGGGTGCGGTGCTTGACGGCGGATCGCCAGACCCAGGCCTCGGCCGGATGACCGAACTGCGCCCACTCCACGAGGACGGCGTCGACGGTCCAGCTGCGGGCGAACGCCTTGACCCGGACGTGGAACGACGGGAACTGGATCCACGCCCACACCGGGATCGGCGTGACGGCGTGGCAGGGATCGCCGCCCCGGGCGTCCTCCGACAGCGAGAACGCGTCGGGGCGCGGCGACTCGGGGTGCTCCGGTGGTGACCACCGGTCCTCACGTCGCCGTCCCATACCCCTATTCGAACGTCTGTTCGAACCCGGCGTCAAGTCGAGCGGCGCGTCCCGGCTCGGCTGCGCGTCCGGTACGCCCTCGGCCGACCCTACGTGGCGTCGTAGTCCAGGTCGACGAGGAAACTGAGGTCCTGCACGTCGGTCATCTCGGCGGGCCACTCCGGCCGGCTCGGTTGCAGGGACATCGTCCCCCGCTCGAGGCGCTCGATGACCTCCTGGTCGAGCGGTTCGTCCGGGCTCTCGAGGACCGGTGTCGAGAAGATCTGGCTCGCGGGCCCGATGAGCAGGTGGGCGTACGCCCTGCTGCCGCCGTCCGTGACGACCGGGATCTGGACGACGTCGGCGACGCCCGCCACGGCGAGTGCCCGGGCGTACCGGAGGAGGGCCTTGCACGTGCTGTCGCCGGTCATGACGTACCCCCCGGCGTAGTGGATGCGTCGCATGATGCCAGCGTGGTCGTTCCGGTCTGGGTACGCTGACAGGACAGGCGTTGGGCTCCCTGGTGGCGATTCCAGGAGCCGGATCGGAGGCTGGTCCCATGGGCAGGATGATCTACAACAGCTCGTACACCGTGGACTTCGAGGACCGCCTGCTCGCGCACCTGCAGATCGTGATCGCGACGAAGCTGCGCCGCGGCGAGTCGTTCATGTTCTCCTGGAAGGACGACCGCGACGTCGGGAACGGTCGGACCGCGATCTGGCTCGACCGGACCGTGCCCCTCGTCATCCGCTACTCGGGCAGTCGCCCGCCGACCATCAACCGCGAGTGGGTCGAGGCGTTGGCCCAGGCAGCCGGGTCACCCGGCGGACTGCGCATCGTCCCCGAGCCCTCGGAAGGGACCCCGGCATGATCCGGACCATCGTCATCTACGACGGGATCGAGTACACGATCTCGAAGGAGGGGCCCGACGCGGTGCGGGAGCGGATCCGGACGGCCCTCGCATCCGACGGCCTCATGTGGCTCGAGGTGAACCGTGGCGACGGCCGGCCGACTCCGGCCCTGCTGCTCGTGTCCCGGAGTTCGACCATCGCACTCGTCGCCGACCGTGATGCATCGGACGACGGCGATCCGGTGCGGTACCGGCTCGAGGAGGACGAGCACCTGCTCGGCACGGTGGACGACGTCGGGTCGGGTCACGTGGAGGGGATGACGGGAATCGAACCCGCGTAGCCAGTTTGGAAGACTGGGGCTCTACCATTGAGCTACATCCCCGTGCGGCACCGCAGCGTCGCCCTCCGATGGTAGCGGACGGGCCGGGTCGCCACGCACACCGCGCCTACACTCGGCGACGTGCGGGTACCCCGGGTCGCGACCACCAGCCACGATCCGCTCGTGCGGCGTTCGCGCCTGGTCTCCTACGTCCTCGTCGCCGTCGGCGTCGTCGTCCTGTCGTTCGCGCCGTCGGTCGTCGGCGGTCGGGTGGGAGAGCCGCTGCACGTGCTCCTGCACGTCGTCCGCCCGATCGTCGCGGTGGCGCTGTTCGCGGCCGCGGTGCTCGTCCAGGTCGCCGTGGGCGTCCGCTGGCGGCGCCGGCTCCTGCGGGACGCCGCGGACGACGGCCGCCAGGACCGCAGGACCGGTCGCGGGCAGGACGCCGCCACCGACGGCCGGGAGGACCGGGGCGCGCTGCCACCGCCGCCCGCGTGACGCGGGTGCCCACCGCCTCCACGGCCGCTGGGAGGGCCGGGAACGCGGCGCTCGCGTGCCGCTAGACTCGTCGGGATCGATCGCGGTCGGGTCCGTCCTGCCCGCGCTCGTTGCACGACCCTGGCCCGGCAACGACCGGGGCGTAGCTCAGCTTGGTAGAGCGCCCGCTTTGGGAGCGGGAGGTCGCAGGTTCAAATCCTGTCGCCCCGACCAGGTCACACCATCGTCAACCTCAGGAGAACACACCCTTGGTCACCAGCACCGTCGACAAGTTGAGCCCCACCCGGGTCAAGCTCACCGTGAACGTGACGCCGGACGAGCTCAAGCCGAGCATCGACCACGCGTACAAGCACATCGCCGAGCAGATCAACATCCCCGGCTTCCGGAAGGGCAAGGTGCCGCCGGCCATCGTCGACCAGCGCGTCGGCCGCCCGGAGATCCTGAACCACGCCGTCGGGGACGCCATCGACACCTTCTACCGCCAGGCGGTCGAGGAGAACGAGCTCCGCGTGCTCGGTCGCGCCGAGGCCGACATCGCCGAGCTCCCGAGCGTCAAGGACTTCTCCGGCGACCTCGTCCTCACGTTCGAGGTCGACGTCCGTCCCGAGTTCGACCTCCCCGACTACGAGGGCCTCGAGCTCACGGTCGACGCGGTCGACGTCACCGACGACGAGATCGAGGAGGAGCTCCAGAACCTCCGCACGCGCTTCGGCACGCTCGTCACGGTCGACCGCCCCGCCACCGCGGGCGACTTCGCCCAGCTCGACCTCACCGCGACCATCGGCGACGAAGAAGTCGACTCGGCCACGGGCGTCTCGTACGAGATCGGCTCCGGCGACCTCATCGAGGGCATCGACGACGCCCTCGAGACCCTGACCGCAGGCGAGTCCACCACCTTCGAGTCGAAGCTCCTCGGTGGCGACCACGAGGGCGAGACCGCCCAGATCGCCGTGACGCTCACGGCCGTCAAGGAGCGCGAGCTGCCCGAGGCCGACGACGAGTTCGCCCAGATCGCGAGCCAGTTCGACACGATCGACGAGCTCAAGGCGGACCTCAAGGAGCAGATCGCCAAGTCGAAGACCTTCGGCCAGGGCGCCGCGGCCCGCGACCAGCTCGTCGAGAAGCTCCTCGACAGCGTCGAGATCCCGATCTCGCAGCAGCTCATCGACGACGAGGTCCACCGTCACCTCGAGCAGGAGAACCGCCTCGAGGACGACGAGCACCGCGCCGAGGTCGCCGAGTCCAGCGAGAAGGCGTTCAAGTCGCAGCTGCTCCTCGACGCGGTCGCCGAGCAGGAGCAGGTCCAGGTCAGCCAGGAGGAGCTGACCCAGTACCTGATCCAGGCCGCCGCGCAGTACGGCATGGAGCCGGGCGAGTTCATCAAGGTGATCGACCAGAACGGCCAGATCCCGGGCATGGTCGGCGAGGTCGCCCGTTCCAAGGCGATCGCGACCGTGCTCGCCAAGGCGAAGGTCGTCGACACGAACGGCAACCCGGTCGACCTGTCCGCGTTCACCGCGGGCGTCGCGCAGGAGCCGGCGACGGACGACGAGGCCGACGCCGAGTGAGCCGACCTGACTGACCGACCTCGCAGGCTCGGTCGGCGCCGCGCAACGCTGGCGCGTCGCACCTGCGAAGAGCGCGCACGGGAGGCCCGGGACCAGCTGGTCCCGGGCCTCCCGTGCGTCGTTCCCGGCCCTGGTATTGCCGACAGCGAACTCGGGAGATGCGCCGCGTTGCACCCGATAGGTTCGACGACAAGCGACAACTGAACGGGAGCTACACATGGCCGAAGCGACACTGAACCCCAGTGTTTTTGACCGTCTTCTGAGGGACCGGATCGTCTGGCTCGGCTCCGAGGTCCGTGACGACAACTCGAACGAGATCGCTGCGAAGCTGCTGCTGCTCGCGGCGGAGGACCCCGAGAAGGACATCTACC
This window harbors:
- a CDS encoding ATP-dependent DNA ligase, translating into MGRMIYNSSYTVDFEDRLLAHLQIVIATKLRRGESFMFSWKDDRDVGNGRTAIWLDRTVPLVIRYSGSRPPTINREWVEALAQAAGSPGGLRIVPEPSEGTPA
- the tig gene encoding trigger factor produces the protein MVTSTVDKLSPTRVKLTVNVTPDELKPSIDHAYKHIAEQINIPGFRKGKVPPAIVDQRVGRPEILNHAVGDAIDTFYRQAVEENELRVLGRAEADIAELPSVKDFSGDLVLTFEVDVRPEFDLPDYEGLELTVDAVDVTDDEIEEELQNLRTRFGTLVTVDRPATAGDFAQLDLTATIGDEEVDSATGVSYEIGSGDLIEGIDDALETLTAGESTTFESKLLGGDHEGETAQIAVTLTAVKERELPEADDEFAQIASQFDTIDELKADLKEQIAKSKTFGQGAAARDQLVEKLLDSVEIPISQQLIDDEVHRHLEQENRLEDDEHRAEVAESSEKAFKSQLLLDAVAEQEQVQVSQEELTQYLIQAAAQYGMEPGEFIKVIDQNGQIPGMVGEVARSKAIATVLAKAKVVDTNGNPVDLSAFTAGVAQEPATDDEADAE